One Helicobacter cetorum MIT 00-7128 DNA window includes the following coding sequences:
- the lpxB gene encoding lipid-A-disaccharide synthase: MPTILVSALEVSSNVHLEELRKLLPSDYHFIGIFEGKGALYSPKDFSIMGFRDVIGRLGFLLRANREMAQLAKSADMVLLMDASSFNIPLAKKIKKKDPSKKIMYYILPQVWAWKKWRAKIIEKTCDFLGAILPFETSYYQKKARYVGHPLLDEIKYHKKDIKGNGLVFMPGSRRSEIAKIFPLFVEVAKILEQNEGIKKRTLVVPTFFKGLDLKALYGKGIELFEISYEAHKSLYEAEFAFICSGTATLEAALIGTPFVLAYRAKKIDFLIARMFVNLHYIGLANIFYNALNGEKAGLGESKLHPELIQHFLSTESLLKAYKDMDREKYFKESIRLREYLGKGSAKSIAKEIAFMLN, translated from the coding sequence ATGCCAACTATTTTAGTGAGCGCCTTAGAAGTTAGCTCTAATGTGCATTTAGAAGAATTGCGCAAACTCTTGCCTAGCGATTATCATTTTATTGGAATATTTGAAGGCAAAGGCGCTCTCTATAGCCCCAAAGATTTTTCTATTATGGGTTTTAGAGATGTTATAGGGCGTTTAGGGTTTTTATTAAGAGCTAATAGAGAAATGGCTCAACTTGCTAAAAGTGCGGATATGGTGCTTTTAATGGATGCATCTTCATTTAATATTCCTTTGGCTAAGAAAATTAAAAAGAAAGACCCTAGTAAAAAAATCATGTATTATATCTTACCGCAAGTTTGGGCGTGGAAAAAATGGCGTGCTAAAATTATTGAAAAAACTTGTGATTTCTTGGGTGCGATTTTACCTTTTGAGACAAGTTATTATCAAAAGAAAGCTAGATATGTGGGACATCCTCTGTTAGATGAGATTAAATACCATAAAAAAGATATAAAAGGTAATGGCTTAGTGTTTATGCCGGGGAGCAGAAGAAGTGAAATTGCTAAAATATTTCCCTTATTTGTAGAAGTGGCTAAAATTTTAGAGCAAAATGAGGGGATAAAAAAGCGCACTCTTGTAGTGCCAACCTTTTTTAAAGGGCTAGATTTAAAAGCGCTCTATGGTAAGGGTATTGAGCTATTTGAAATATCTTATGAGGCACATAAAAGTTTGTATGAGGCTGAATTTGCTTTCATTTGTAGTGGGACAGCAACTTTAGAGGCTGCACTTATTGGAACGCCTTTTGTATTAGCCTATAGAGCTAAAAAAATAGATTTTTTAATTGCTAGAATGTTTGTGAATTTACACTACATAGGATTAGCTAATATTTTTTATAATGCCTTAAATGGTGAAAAAGCCGGACTAGGGGAAAGCAAATTACACCCTGAATTAATCCAACATTTTTTAAGCACAGAGAGTTTGTTAAAGGCTTATAAAGATATGGATAGAGAGAAATATTTTAAAGAAAGCATAAGGCTTAGGGAATATTTAGGCAAGGGGAGTGCTAAGAGTATTGCTAAAGAAATTGCTTTCATGCTAAATTAA
- the flgE gene encoding flagellar hook protein FlgE encodes MLRSLWSGVNGMQAHQIALDIESNNIANVNTTGFKYSRASFVDMLSQVKLIATAPYKNGLAGQNDFSVGLGVGVDATTKIFSQGNIQNTDVKTDLAIEGDGFFIISPDRGVTRNFTRDGEFLFDAQGSLVTTGGLVVQGWVRNGTDTGTKGSDTDALKVDNTGPLENIRIDPGMVMPARSTNRISMRANLNAGRHADETATIFALDSSTKTPSDGISPVYDSSTNLTQVAEDMGALYNEDGDAFLLNESQGVWVSYKSSTMTKDIVPSADNNTIELNGTKISFTNDSAISRTSSLVAAQNAINAVKSQTGIEAYLDGNQLRLENKNELDGDEKLKNIVVTKAGTGAFANFAEGDKDITAFRYSYTHSVSPNASGGQFRTTDELRALIQHDANIIKDPSMADNYQDSAASVGVTVNQFGMFEINNRDNGNPTKENLNIFVSGYSSKTVTNNVLFKNTMKGLNTASLIEGGAPASSSRMTHATHATSIDIVDSLGSKHTLRIEFYRSGGAEWNFRAIVPEPAELVGGSATRPNVFEGGRLRFNNDGSLAGMNPPLLQFDPKNGADSPQRINLAFGSSGTFDGLTSVDKISETYAIEQNGYQAGDLMDVRFDSDGVLLGAFSNGRTLALAQVALANFANDAGLQALGGNVFSQTGNSGQALIGAANTGRRGSVSGSKLESSNVDLSRSLTNLIVVQRGFQANSKAVTTSDQILNTLLNLKQ; translated from the coding sequence ATGCTTAGGTCTTTGTGGTCTGGAGTGAATGGAATGCAAGCGCACCAAATTGCTTTGGATATTGAAAGCAATAATATCGCTAATGTAAACACTACCGGTTTTAAATACTCTAGGGCTTCTTTTGTAGATATGCTCTCTCAAGTTAAGCTTATTGCTACCGCACCTTATAAAAATGGCTTAGCGGGACAAAATGATTTTTCCGTAGGGCTTGGTGTAGGCGTAGATGCGACCACAAAAATCTTTTCACAAGGTAATATCCAAAATACCGATGTTAAAACAGACTTAGCCATTGAGGGCGATGGGTTTTTTATTATTAGTCCTGATAGGGGTGTTACTCGCAATTTCACTAGAGATGGCGAATTTCTTTTTGACGCACAAGGGAGTTTAGTTACAACTGGAGGACTTGTAGTGCAAGGATGGGTTAGAAATGGCACTGATACTGGCACTAAGGGAAGTGATACTGATGCTTTAAAGGTAGATAACACCGGACCTTTAGAAAACATTAGAATTGACCCAGGCATGGTTATGCCAGCTCGCTCAACCAATCGCATTTCTATGCGTGCGAACTTAAATGCGGGCAGACATGCTGATGAAACGGCAACTATATTTGCCCTAGATTCTTCTACTAAAACCCCTTCAGATGGCATTAGCCCTGTGTATGATTCTAGCACTAACTTAACTCAAGTAGCAGAAGATATGGGTGCTTTATATAATGAAGATGGCGATGCTTTCTTATTGAATGAGAGTCAAGGGGTTTGGGTAAGTTATAAAAGCTCTACAATGACTAAAGATATTGTGCCTTCTGCAGATAATAACACCATTGAATTAAATGGCACTAAAATTTCTTTCACCAATGATTCAGCAATTAGTAGAACTTCAAGTCTAGTTGCCGCTCAAAATGCTATCAATGCTGTAAAGAGTCAAACCGGTATTGAGGCGTATTTAGATGGCAATCAACTCCGCTTAGAGAATAAAAACGAATTAGATGGCGATGAAAAGCTTAAAAACATTGTCGTTACTAAAGCAGGAACAGGTGCGTTTGCTAATTTTGCAGAAGGCGATAAAGATATTACAGCATTTAGATATAGCTATACGCATTCAGTGAGTCCTAATGCAAGTGGCGGTCAATTTAGAACTACTGATGAGTTGCGTGCCTTAATCCAACATGATGCTAATATTATTAAAGACCCCTCAATGGCTGATAACTATCAAGATTCAGCAGCCTCTGTTGGAGTTACTGTTAATCAGTTTGGTATGTTTGAAATCAATAATAGAGATAATGGCAACCCCACCAAAGAAAATCTTAATATTTTTGTTAGTGGCTATTCTTCTAAAACGGTAACCAACAATGTCTTGTTTAAAAATACTATGAAAGGGCTTAATACGGCTTCTTTAATTGAGGGTGGCGCTCCAGCAAGTAGCTCTAGAATGACGCATGCAACTCATGCTACAAGCATTGATATAGTAGATAGCTTAGGCTCTAAACACACTTTAAGGATTGAGTTTTATAGAAGTGGGGGGGCAGAATGGAATTTCAGAGCGATTGTGCCTGAGCCTGCTGAATTAGTAGGGGGTTCTGCAACTCGCCCTAATGTGTTTGAGGGTGGGCGTTTGCGTTTTAATAATGATGGCTCTTTAGCTGGTATGAATCCGCCTCTTTTACAATTTGACCCTAAAAATGGTGCTGATTCACCCCAACGCATTAACTTGGCTTTTGGTTCATCAGGAACTTTTGATGGCTTAACAAGTGTGGATAAGATTTCTGAAACTTATGCAATTGAGCAAAATGGCTATCAAGCGGGCGATTTAATGGATGTGCGCTTTGATTCTGATGGAGTGCTTTTAGGAGCATTTAGTAATGGTAGAACTTTAGCCTTAGCTCAAGTAGCACTAGCAAATTTTGCTAATGATGCAGGCTTGCAAGCTTTGGGGGGCAATGTCTTTTCACAAACCGGAAACTCAGGTCAAGCTCTTATTGGTGCAGCAAATACGGGACGCAGAGGTTCAGTCTCTGGCTCTAAATTAGAATCTAGTAATGTGGATTTAAGTAGAAGTTTAACGAATTTGATTGTGGTTCAAAGAGGCTTTCAAGCTAACTCTAAAGCAGTAACCACATCAGATCAAATTCTTAATACTCTATTAAATCTTAAGCAGTAA
- the rfaD gene encoding ADP-glyceromanno-heptose 6-epimerase has product MRYIDSELENKTILITGGAGFIGSNLAFYFQNNHPKAKVVVLDKFRNNTLLSNHRPSSLGHFKNLIGFKGEIITADINNPLDLRRLENLHFDYLFHQAAISDTTVLDQELVMKTNYQAFLRLLEIANRKKAKVIYASSAGTYGNTKAPNRVGFGENPENVYGFSKLCMDEYIRSNQNDNIQIGLRYFNVYGTREFYKEKTASMVLQLALQAMEFKEVKLFEFGEQLRDFVYIEDVIQANVKAMKAQKSGVYNVGYSEARSYNDIVKILKERLGDFKVTYIKNPYSFFQEHTQASIEPTSLDLGYTPLYDLESGIEDYLPHIHAFFKEQHA; this is encoded by the coding sequence ATGCGCTATATTGATAGTGAACTAGAAAATAAAACCATTTTAATTACCGGTGGAGCGGGCTTTATAGGCAGTAATTTAGCCTTTTATTTTCAAAATAACCACCCTAAAGCTAAAGTAGTTGTTTTAGATAAATTTCGTAACAACACACTTTTAAGCAATCATCGCCCAAGCTCTTTGGGGCATTTTAAGAATTTAATCGGCTTTAAGGGCGAAATTATCACAGCAGATATTAACAACCCCCTAGATTTAAGGCGTTTAGAAAATTTGCATTTTGATTATTTGTTTCATCAAGCGGCTATTTCTGACACTACAGTGCTAGACCAAGAATTAGTGATGAAAACAAATTATCAAGCTTTTTTAAGGCTTTTAGAAATTGCTAATAGAAAAAAGGCTAAAGTCATTTATGCGTCTTCAGCAGGCACTTATGGCAACACCAAAGCCCCAAATAGAGTAGGGTTTGGTGAAAATCCGGAGAATGTCTATGGGTTTTCCAAGCTTTGCATGGACGAATATATCCGCTCTAATCAAAATGACAACATTCAAATAGGCTTACGCTACTTTAATGTCTATGGAACTAGGGAATTTTATAAAGAAAAAACGGCTTCTATGGTTTTACAATTAGCCTTGCAAGCAATGGAGTTTAAAGAAGTCAAGCTTTTTGAATTTGGCGAGCAATTAAGGGACTTTGTCTATATTGAAGATGTCATTCAAGCGAATGTAAAAGCGATGAAAGCCCAAAAAAGTGGGGTTTATAATGTGGGCTATTCAGAAGCAAGAAGTTATAATGATATTGTAAAAATTTTAAAAGAGCGTTTGGGGGACTTTAAAGTTACTTATATTAAAAATCCTTATAGCTTTTTCCAAGAGCATACGCAAGCTAGTATTGAACCTACTTCACTAGATTTGGGCTATACCCCACTATATGATTTAGAATCTGGTATTGAAGATTATTTGCCTCATATTCATGCCTTTTTTAAAGAGCAACACGCATGA
- a CDS encoding type III pantothenate kinase: MILCDIGNTYVHFAQGYHLFSSSKENLKHLKLQDEIFYISVNAEGEKALLKTYPKAKNLAQYFSLETDYIGLGIDRQMACLAVSNGVVVDAGSAITIDMMKDSKHLGGCILPGLAQYIHAYKASASVLEQPFKALATLETLPNNTKDAVSYGIISSIIACIQNLAQNQKIYLCGGDAKFLSAFLPHSICNERLVFDGMQIALKKIGLL; encoded by the coding sequence ATGATACTATGTGATATAGGCAATACTTATGTGCATTTTGCACAAGGCTATCATTTATTTTCAAGTTCTAAAGAGAACTTAAAACATCTAAAACTTCAAGATGAAATTTTTTACATTAGTGTGAATGCTGAGGGAGAAAAAGCCCTTTTAAAAACTTATCCTAAGGCAAAAAATCTCGCTCAATATTTTTCTTTAGAAACGGATTACATAGGACTTGGAATAGACAGACAGATGGCGTGTTTGGCTGTGAGTAATGGGGTTGTAGTGGATGCTGGAAGTGCGATTACCATTGATATGATGAAAGATAGCAAGCACTTAGGGGGGTGTATTTTACCCGGTTTAGCGCAATATATTCATGCCTACAAAGCAAGTGCGAGTGTTTTAGAACAACCTTTTAAAGCTTTGGCTACACTAGAGACTTTACCTAACAACACAAAAGATGCTGTGAGTTATGGCATTATTTCTAGCATAATAGCTTGTATTCAAAATTTAGCGCAAAATCAAAAAATCTATCTTTGTGGGGGCGATGCAAAGTTTTTGAGTGCTTTTTTACCTCATTCAATTTGCAATGAACGCTTAGTTTTTGATGGCATGCAAATCGCTCTTAAGAAAATAGGGCTTTTATGA
- the dut gene encoding dUTP diphosphatase, protein MKIKIQKIHSNAIIPEYQTEGSSGFDLHAVEDIIIKSHSVGLVATGICLSLEVGYELQVRSRSGLAFKNQVMVLNSPGTVDNDYRGEIKVILMNFGNEDFVIKAGDRIAQGVVQKTYRAEFIECEKLDETKRGSGGFGSTGVGRI, encoded by the coding sequence ATGAAGATTAAAATACAAAAAATTCATTCTAATGCTATTATCCCTGAGTATCAGACAGAGGGTTCTTCAGGATTTGATTTGCATGCTGTAGAAGATATAATAATTAAATCTCATAGTGTGGGATTAGTTGCTACGGGGATATGCCTATCTTTGGAAGTTGGTTATGAATTGCAAGTGCGCTCTCGTAGTGGATTAGCTTTTAAAAATCAAGTAATGGTGCTTAATTCTCCCGGAACCGTAGATAATGATTATAGGGGTGAAATTAAAGTGATTTTAATGAATTTTGGCAATGAAGATTTTGTTATTAAAGCGGGCGATAGAATCGCTCAAGGCGTAGTTCAAAAAACTTATAGAGCTGAATTTATAGAATGTGAAAAATTAGATGAAACCAAGCGAGGTAGTGGGGGGTTTGGTAGCACAGGAGTGGGTAGAATATGA
- the greA gene encoding transcription elongation factor GreA, translating to MNKEPMSMHGYNKICAELKQLKEVERPNIVKEIDIARGHGDLKENAEYHAAREKQRFIEARIQDLSQILADAQVIDPSTLAHNKVSFGSTVKILNLDNDKEFSYTIVGSVESNPTKGLISFGSPIAKSLIGKSKGDEVSIKLPSGESDFEILDICYKEICFDED from the coding sequence ATGAATAAAGAACCTATGAGTATGCACGGATACAATAAGATTTGTGCAGAATTAAAGCAACTTAAAGAAGTAGAACGCCCTAATATTGTAAAAGAGATAGATATTGCTAGAGGGCATGGAGACTTGAAAGAAAATGCTGAATACCATGCAGCTAGGGAAAAGCAACGCTTTATTGAGGCAAGAATCCAAGATTTAAGCCAGATTTTAGCCGATGCGCAAGTGATTGACCCAAGCACCTTAGCGCACAATAAAGTGAGCTTTGGAAGCACGGTTAAAATTCTTAATTTAGATAACGATAAAGAGTTTTCTTATACAATCGTAGGGAGTGTGGAGAGCAATCCAACTAAAGGTTTAATTTCGTTTGGCTCACCTATTGCTAAAAGTTTGATAGGCAAAAGCAAGGGCGATGAAGTGAGCATCAAACTACCAAGTGGTGAAAGTGATTTTGAAATTTTAGATATTTGTTATAAAGAGATTTGTTTTGATGAAGATTAA
- the rfaE1 gene encoding D-glycero-beta-D-manno-heptose-7-phosphate kinase, with translation MKQILVIGDLIADYYLWGKSERLSPEAPVPILEVKKESKNLGGAANVANNLISLGAKVFLCGVVGDDLEGKHFLNALRVRNIETTGVLTDSTRCTTLKTRIIAQNQQIVRVDKENKEPLNATLKKRLLDFITEKIKEIDGIILSDYNKGVLDFELTQEIIALGNKHHKLILCDPKGKDYSKYSYASLITPNRAELEQALHLNLDSHTNLSKALKILAETYHIAIPLVTLSEQGIAFLEKDTLINCPTIAKEVYDVTGAGDTVIASLMLSLLETKNIKEACEFANAAAAVVVGKVGSALASLEEVALILNQTHPKIISLEKLLKILEHTKQKIVFTNGCFDILHKGHASYLQKAKALGDILIVGLNSDNSIKNLKGDHRPIVCETDRAFLLASLSCVDYIVVFEKDTPKDLIKAIKPDILVKGADYLNKEVVGSEFAKEVRLIEFEEGRSTSKIIEKITRTYND, from the coding sequence ATGAAACAAATTCTAGTCATAGGGGATTTAATCGCAGATTATTATTTGTGGGGGAAGAGTGAACGCCTTTCGCCTGAAGCCCCTGTGCCCATTTTGGAAGTCAAAAAAGAGAGCAAGAATTTAGGTGGAGCGGCTAATGTGGCTAACAATCTTATTTCTTTAGGAGCAAAAGTTTTTTTATGTGGGGTAGTAGGAGATGATTTGGAAGGTAAGCATTTTCTTAATGCTCTAAGAGTAAGAAATATTGAGACTACAGGTGTTTTAACCGATAGCACTCGTTGCACGACGCTAAAAACTCGCATTATCGCACAAAATCAGCAAATTGTGCGTGTGGATAAGGAAAATAAGGAACCCCTAAATGCTACTTTAAAAAAACGCCTTTTAGACTTTATCACAGAAAAAATCAAAGAAATTGATGGCATTATCCTTTCAGATTATAATAAGGGCGTGCTAGATTTTGAGCTAACTCAAGAAATTATTGCTCTAGGTAACAAGCACCATAAACTTATTTTATGCGACCCTAAGGGAAAGGATTATAGTAAATATTCTTATGCGAGTTTGATTACGCCTAATCGTGCTGAGTTGGAGCAAGCTCTTCATTTGAATTTGGATAGCCATACGAATTTATCAAAAGCTCTTAAAATCTTAGCAGAAACTTACCACATTGCTATTCCTTTGGTAACTTTAAGCGAACAAGGCATCGCTTTTTTAGAAAAAGACACGCTTATTAATTGCCCCACGATTGCTAAGGAAGTTTATGATGTAACGGGGGCGGGTGATACAGTGATTGCATCTTTAATGCTCTCTTTATTAGAGACAAAGAATATTAAAGAAGCTTGTGAGTTTGCCAATGCTGCTGCGGCTGTAGTGGTAGGTAAAGTGGGGAGTGCATTAGCAAGTTTAGAAGAAGTTGCTTTAATTTTAAATCAAACCCACCCTAAAATCATCTCTTTAGAAAAGCTTTTAAAAATTTTAGAACACACCAAGCAAAAAATTGTTTTCACCAATGGCTGTTTTGATATTCTTCATAAAGGGCATGCGAGTTATTTGCAAAAAGCCAAAGCTTTAGGGGATATTCTCATTGTAGGGCTGAATAGTGATAATTCTATAAAAAATCTCAAGGGAGATCATCGCCCTATAGTTTGTGAGACAGATAGGGCATTTCTTTTAGCTAGCCTATCATGTGTGGATTATATCGTGGTGTTTGAAAAAGACACGCCAAAAGATTTGATAAAAGCCATAAAGCCTGATATTTTAGTTAAGGGAGCGGATTATCTCAATAAAGAAGTAGTAGGGAGTGAATTTGCCAAAGAAGTGCGTTTGATTGAGTTTGAAGAAGGGCGTTCTACAAGCAAAATTATAGAAAAAATTACAAGGACATACAATGATTAA
- the gmhA gene encoding D-sedoheptulose 7-phosphate isomerase — translation MINLIEQEFLAHKEALEKSLQSLQVTLTQSVHLLIETLENQGKILICGNGGSASDAQHFAAELTGRYKLERKGLSAISLNTDTSALTAIANDYGYEEVFSRQLEAIGVQKDVLIGISTSGNSKNILKAYEKAKDLGVRTLSLVGRDGGQMKALSDITLIVPSNDTPRIQEIHILIIHILCDCIERHFANKN, via the coding sequence ATGATTAATCTAATAGAGCAAGAATTTTTAGCCCATAAAGAAGCGTTAGAAAAAAGCTTACAAAGTTTGCAAGTAACTTTAACTCAAAGTGTGCATCTTTTGATAGAAACCTTAGAAAATCAAGGGAAAATCCTTATTTGTGGTAATGGGGGGAGTGCGAGTGATGCGCAACATTTTGCTGCAGAATTAACAGGGCGTTACAAATTAGAGAGAAAGGGTCTAAGTGCCATAAGCCTTAATACGGATACTTCAGCACTCACCGCCATTGCGAATGATTATGGCTACGAAGAAGTGTTTTCTAGACAATTAGAAGCAATAGGAGTGCAAAAAGATGTTTTAATAGGGATTTCTACGAGCGGAAATTCCAAAAATATCTTAAAGGCTTATGAAAAAGCAAAAGATTTAGGGGTTAGAACTCTTAGTTTAGTGGGGCGTGATGGTGGGCAGATGAAAGCTTTGAGTGATATAACCCTTATTGTTCCTAGCAATGATACACCAAGAATCCAAGAAATCCATATTCTTATCATTCACATTTTGTGCGATTGTATTGAAAGGCATTTTGCAAATAAGAATTAA
- the mua gene encoding nickel-binding protein Mua yields MHQSKLQEELELELNAYKKEIADSRETLKKIRLELAHTQKVLQKKMSALENVKQELYKEKCQQETLRLDKKLPLEIKDDEIVLPCALEEVEVYSKDNTITTAKPIKRLFGEELYLQYRSLLRENKTLKNQLSKKDFEISVLKIELRDMFQEVQLYQDQNLLKDE; encoded by the coding sequence ATGCATCAATCTAAATTGCAAGAAGAACTTGAATTAGAACTAAACGCTTACAAAAAAGAGATTGCAGATTCTAGGGAAACTCTAAAAAAAATTCGTCTTGAATTAGCACATACTCAAAAAGTTCTTCAAAAAAAGATGTCAGCTTTAGAGAATGTCAAACAAGAGCTTTATAAGGAAAAATGCCAACAAGAAACTTTGCGTTTAGATAAAAAGCTACCTTTGGAAATCAAAGATGATGAAATTGTCTTGCCTTGCGCACTTGAAGAAGTAGAGGTGTATAGCAAGGATAATACAATTACAACAGCTAAGCCCATAAAGCGATTATTTGGTGAAGAGCTTTATTTGCAATATCGTAGTTTGTTGCGTGAGAATAAGACATTAAAAAACCAACTATCCAAAAAGGATTTTGAAATCTCAGTGCTTAAAATTGAATTGCGAGATATGTTTCAAGAAGTCCAGCTTTATCAAGACCAAAATCTTTTAAAGGACGAATAA
- the gmhB gene encoding D-glycero-beta-D-manno-heptose 1,7-bisphosphate 7-phosphatase — translation MRTTNKALFLDRDGIINIDKGYVYKKEDFEFQKGIFELLSHAKDLGYKLLLITNQSGINRGYYTLKDFEKLTEYLQENLLKNLGFSLDGIYFCPHTPQENCPCRKPKPYLILQATKEHYINLEQSFMIGDKESDVMAGLNAKVKNNILLTTKTIESNNTYKVCHNLNEVIQFIQ, via the coding sequence ATGCGCACCACTAATAAGGCTCTTTTTTTAGATAGAGATGGCATTATCAATATTGATAAGGGCTATGTGTATAAAAAAGAAGATTTTGAATTTCAAAAGGGTATCTTTGAATTATTAAGCCATGCTAAAGATTTAGGTTATAAACTTCTTTTAATCACCAATCAATCTGGCATTAATCGTGGCTATTATACGCTCAAAGATTTTGAAAAACTTACAGAGTATCTCCAAGAAAATTTATTAAAAAATTTAGGTTTTTCTTTAGATGGCATTTATTTTTGCCCACATACACCACAAGAAAATTGTCCTTGCAGAAAACCAAAACCTTATTTAATTTTACAAGCCACTAAAGAACATTACATCAATTTGGAACAATCTTTTATGATAGGCGATAAAGAAAGTGATGTTATGGCAGGTTTGAACGCAAAAGTTAAAAATAATATTTTACTTACAACAAAGACTATAGAATCAAACAATACTTATAAAGTATGTCATAATCTCAATGAAGTGATTCAATTTATTCAATAA
- the hypA gene encoding hydrogenase/urease nickel incorporation protein HypA codes for MHEYSVVSSLITLCEEHAKKNQAHKIERVVVGIGERSGMDKSLFVSAFETFREESQVCKDAILDVIDEKIELECKSCSHVFKPNTLDYGVCEKCQGKNVRITQGNEMRLLSLEMLGE; via the coding sequence ATGCATGAATACTCGGTAGTTTCTTCACTCATTACGCTGTGTGAGGAGCATGCCAAAAAGAATCAAGCCCACAAAATTGAAAGAGTGGTTGTGGGAATTGGTGAGCGTAGTGGAATGGATAAGAGTTTATTTGTGAGTGCGTTTGAAACTTTTAGAGAAGAATCTCAAGTCTGTAAAGATGCTATTTTAGATGTGATAGACGAAAAGATTGAGCTAGAATGCAAAAGTTGTTCGCATGTTTTTAAACCTAACACTTTAGATTATGGGGTGTGCGAAAAGTGTCAAGGCAAGAATGTGCGCATCACTCAAGGCAATGAAATGCGCTTGTTGTCTTTAGAAATGCTGGGCGAATGA
- a CDS encoding sulfite exporter TauE/SafE family protein, with protein MTNPLEHLSFLGMFLAALSMSIGHCVGMCGGIVSAFSQMRFSKVASFSYQFTCHALYNLGRISTYMFLGAIFAGLGNVLSVSMFFKGVLFISMGAFLILLALFGAKIEKLSFQIPFISILIKKTLHSKSVLALYLLGVLNGFLPCMMVYSFLASATLSHSVFMGAMLGLSFGLGTSMPLFLMGMILSRISISYRKFFNLLSKFLMGVFGLYVLYMGVMLINHKMPHSNHNQSNHSSETYQHAHH; from the coding sequence ATGACAAATCCGCTAGAGCATTTAAGTTTCTTGGGCATGTTTTTAGCAGCATTAAGCATGTCTATAGGGCATTGTGTAGGCATGTGTGGGGGAATTGTGAGTGCGTTTAGTCAAATGAGATTTTCTAAAGTTGCAAGCTTTTCTTATCAATTCACTTGCCATGCTCTCTATAATCTAGGAAGAATTAGCACTTACATGTTTCTAGGGGCTATTTTTGCAGGCTTAGGGAATGTGTTGAGTGTGAGCATGTTTTTTAAAGGTGTTTTATTTATAAGCATGGGGGCATTCTTAATTCTTTTAGCACTATTTGGGGCAAAAATAGAAAAATTAAGCTTTCAAATTCCTTTTATTTCTATTTTGATAAAAAAGACCTTGCATTCAAAAAGCGTGTTAGCCTTGTATCTCTTAGGCGTGTTGAATGGTTTTCTTCCTTGTATGATGGTGTATTCGTTTTTAGCGAGTGCAACTCTTAGTCATAGCGTGTTTATGGGGGCTATGCTAGGTCTTTCTTTTGGGCTTGGCACTAGCATGCCCTTATTTTTAATGGGAATGATTTTAAGCAGAATTTCTATTTCATACAGAAAATTTTTTAATCTTTTATCTAAATTCTTAATGGGTGTTTTTGGACTTTATGTTCTTTATATGGGGGTTATGCTTATCAATCACAAAATGCCTCATTCTAATCACAATCAATCCAATCATTCTAGCGAGACTTACCAACATGCGCACCACTAA